One segment of Coffea arabica cultivar ET-39 chromosome 7c, Coffea Arabica ET-39 HiFi, whole genome shotgun sequence DNA contains the following:
- the LOC140010577 gene encoding probable inactive receptor kinase At5g16590, with the protein MAAENRGSDIAALTWVIRCRIAYGTASGIEYVHSLGSSSSHGNIKSSNIFLKQYYDACVSEYCITRLVSPIPTSDLIGYKAPEVVDSRKVSQKADVYSFGVLLLELLTVFDPELLRHQNFEEQMVQLLNLAISCTSQHPDRRISMHEITVQIKNISGAPVSD; encoded by the exons ATGGCTGCAGAAAATAGAGGGTCAGACATAGCAGCCTTGACTTGGGTGATTAGGTGTAGAATTGCATATGGCACTGCCAGTGGTATAGAGTATGTTCATTCCCTCGGATCGAGCAGTAGCCATGGAAACATCAAGTCATCCAACATCTTCCTCAAGCAGTACTATGATGCCTGCGTTTCTGAGTATTGCATAACAAGATTGGTTTCCCCCATTCCGACTTCAGACCTGATTGGTTACAAAGCACCTGAGGTGGTTGATTCCCGCAAGGTCTCCCAGAAGGCTGATGTCTATAGTTTTGGTGTCTTACTTTTGGAATTATTAACTG TCTTTGATCCTGAGCTTCTCAggcatcagaacttcgaagagCAAATGGTTCAGCTGTTAAATCTTGCAATTTCTTGCACTTCTCAGCATCCTGATAGGCGAATATCCATGCATGAAATTACTGTGCAGATCAAAAATATTTCTGGAGCTCCAGTTTCAGACTGA